The genomic DNA TtgtgagcaccacaaacaaAATCCCACTCTTTTCCATTGAGGTAGAGGCAGAGATCTAACAGTGTGTACAGACAGAATACAATGCAattttttactgtatatactgcTGTATATAAAGACGGACGACACGTCATCACTTCCTCCAATCAACAGTCAAGTGAGTCCAGTGGCTGCAATGGAAAGGTAAACCAGCAAAAACCAGTCAGTAGCTAGTTAGCTATAGCCTTAATCAGTTTTACATTTAAGTTACAAtgttctcttttgtcttttggaCCCTTAAAGTTAAGCAGTATGTACTTGTGACCCTTCATGATTACAAACTTaagctttttttcattcataatttgAAGGATATTTAGAGCCCTAAACAGCTGAAGTATatatttcaaaagaaaaaagcaaacaaattgagtttaatgtaaaggtacagtgtgtagaatttagtggcatctagcagaacggaAATTCCAGACATGGAAGTATTCACCTGAAAATGAGAATCGTTGTATTGTTGTTACCATAGAATTagctctttatatctacagagaGAGTGGGTCCTCTTCTACCATGTTCCACCCCAAAACCGACATGTTGCACCCCTGTTTCTTCAGTAGCCTCGATTgaacaaaccaaacattggTTCTGGACGAGGCCTTTTATGCTTTTCACAAGTTTTTCCTCCACACTTTGAAAGGTAGGGGAGgggttggttgcaatctgcaacctcaccactagatgccactaaatcctacacactgatcctttaaataaaaacaaaatatacacacttaTGTGTAACAGAAATCTCTTATTCTTTATTATCCCTTTAAACAACTGGGGGACCCCTCAGATATTCTCCACTGGGAGTATTAGAATATCCGTTCTGTGTAATTTGGGTGAATCAACCCTTTAAAGACATGAACAAAACAGTACATTTCAATATAGCATCTTATCAAAAGCATCCAATGTTCAAATGATGGCTACAAACACTAACTTTTTTCCAGTTTGactatttgatttattttatgttgcatTGCATGCGTTGCATTATATTTTGCTACCTCTAATATTTTCCCCCCATGAAGAACGAACTACTAGTTGTGAATGTGGTGTACTGTTTACTACTAAATGAATTTGTGTTATATTACATGACCTCTGACAAAACTGTGCCCTTCAGtactctttcattccttccttctttcattgtCAGATGTTCggattaaaaatataaatgttacacACAACCACTTTAATGGCTCTCATAGTCCCTCATGTTTGGGCTGAGGTGTAATTACAGTCTCCTCTCCATGCACTTTAAGGCAATGCAGATCTTTGTAACTCTATTAACTGTATAATCCTTGCTGCTACTCTTCCTGTGTCATGTGCTAAATGTCTCACAGTATGTGCACTGTGCTGCCCTTTGTACACTCATCTGGGCATATTGTAATTCTTCCTTGATGTGTACTAGGTTATTCTGAAAGGCAGTGTCTGTGAGGTGAAGGGTGATGAATGGAAATGCATGCTGTTTAGTTTGCTCTTTGTTCAGATTAACATACAGTGTGTGGACTTTAAATAGCTAAATAAAAATTAAGCTGTCTTATGTTAAGTCTCTTGTGCATCTAGTATGTTTGGGAGCAGTAAAATTAGAGGATTTATTGTAGGCCAGTTCATACATAACTGTATAATCATCCACATGCAACAAGCATCACTGTTTtggttgtttctttttcctccatGTGCTGAATCTCTTTAGCAAATCAGCCACACCTGCATGTGAAACGTAGCTTGATCTTATTGTAGCTTTTTACTCTCTGAACTACCATCTCCTGAACTGAAAGTGCAGTTGAtaaagctatatatatatatatataaaaccttTGCCGCTAATTTACACAGCACATGCTAAATGTTTACCTTTttggcctgtttttttttttttaacttcctttGTGGAAAATTGGGAGATTACCCATCATGTCTGCATTGCTTTGAAAGAGGCATGGTTTGGATTTGACGGtgtaagtgataaaaaaaatctgtatttgtTATACAATATAATTTTGTTCATGActgattaaaatgcatttgtcaCCAGGCCTTACAAACCTATTTGTTTGGCAATGTACAATAATAACTGAATTACAGTAAAACGTACAAAATTacctctgaaatgtaaattaccataaaattgaaatacataaatacctcaaaattgtagTACTTGAGTTGAGAGTACTTTCCTCCATTGTTTTTATAAATTTAACCTGACTCTAAATTTCCAGTGTGATCAAGATCCTGATTTTGACATCAAAGCCTCCAGTCTCTTTTTTTGAGGAATTCCAATTTCAATGATCAAATCCTCAATTTACAGTTTGGAAAAACTGGTGTTGAAATTGGGCTTGATCTGTGCTCTTCATTGGTTCTGTTAAAAATGACTTGAGGTGAAAGTTTGCAAAGTGCCATTAAAAAACGTATATTCCCACTTCCCAGCCTCTTCCCTCAATCACTGTTTTACACCCAATCCTCATAGAGTTAATCCCAGAATTACCTTCTCTTATCACTATCAGCCATAAGACATTGTGACCAAGGACTCTGTGAGTTTTCCTTCCAGTCAGTCAACACAGCAGCTTTTGCCACCCGTTCATTTTTCTTGCTCATCAGCTGTCATGAGCTGCTAGTTTCCGGCTGTTGTCATCATGCCATGTGGCTGAGCTCCTTTGCCCTCCCTGGCCtccaccccccaacccctcaGTGTCTTTGGCTGTGGGTGTGTATGGTAACCGGAGCTTGCCCTTCCTCAGCATCACCCTCCACCTGAAGATCTCCTGCCCGTCGTCTCCGGCCATGCCCATGGGCCGAGGGATGGCCTGCCCCGTGCCCCAGGTCAAGATCGAGATGGAGTCGGACTACGACTCGGACATCGACCCCCACCGGCCCCGCGACATGAGCAGTGAGACCACGTTATAAAGCGGAGACTCGGTGTCTCGCTAACAGAGCACAGTGAGGTGTGGGCAGACTACAGGATGCTGTACAGAGCCACTGCTGAAACACGCACAGTATGAGCTGGCACAGACTGACAGCTGTGTGCAGACTGACACCTGAACAGATAGCTGAAACAGGACTGATCCAGTCAGTGCAGCTGGAGAAGTCAACTTTTAAACTGGTGCATTTGTGAGAGATTTTTCATggaataatatattaaatactgaattcatttatttatgtgtatgaTGTAAATGGCCataagaagaaaggaaatatttaTCGGTATGTGCTGTATAGGATCATATTTGAtgtgaaaatattcatatttatatataatagaCTATTAATATTGTACTGTTGTTGTAATTACTCTAAATCCAAACTAAACTTGAAACCAGTAAAATCTGATTGTACAATAATTTCACATCAGCCTGTGTGTACAGAGTTTGATTTTTGAGGCAGGAAATGTGGAGACAAGTACAATTTAATTACAGAACTATTTTACACAAAACTGTAAAATCAACTGTACAAAGCCATGCCTTTTCGTTATGTTAGCTTTTGATGCATGTTGGTGTTATGGTGTGTTTGAATATGATCCCAGAGATCGAGCTCTCCttttacaaaaagaaacaaccaaaaagtcctgatgtttctgttgcaggtttatctttgtctttttgCTCTCATGGACTCTGTATGAGAATAGAATTAACTTCCAGCACTACAACACTACATGCTTGACAATAATTaagaaatgcacacacatatgtagGATACTCTTGAATTGACAGATATAATTTATGTTATTAAAAATATTCTAAATCATGTGTGTTATGTtatatgtgttgttttgtgttattgtgaCATCAACGGCTGGAGAAGTCAACTGTCTCTTTTAAATCTCCACCAATACTATTAACAGTGACAGTAGTACCAGTACCAATAAAAGTAGTAGAAGCAATTCCGATAGCAGTAATTATAGTATTCTAGTATAATACTGAAGCCATATAATCACCTGTCTCATATCACCAAAGTAAAGGTTGCCTTCAGTGAAGTCCTTGCCCAGTGAAACATTGAGGGTGACCTCTGCGTTGTCATAGTGGTAGCTCAGGTTCAGGTCttcattcatatcatatttaacCACAAAGGCCTTGTGGCTATCCAGACAGCGCCCCCCACAGTCCGGGTAGAGCAGGGAGGTGAGCGGATGCAGGTACTGCTCACGAAGAGGCGTGATGAAGCCCTCGTCAAAGCCCAGTTCATTCAGGAGTATCTGGAcccagagagaaaatgagacacatatgaagaaaatgatttacagatgatgtggtcctcaTGTTTAATTCTCTGACCTTCTCatgattatatatattaaagtcACACGTTTAACATTTTATAGCCTCCTAATTTAAGGTTTTTACTGAAGCTCAGCATAAAACCACATAATGAAATGAATTTTTAAAgacaaactgtaaaaataacCCGACATTCCCTGACTTTCCTGGAAAATTCATCAAAGCCCCTGCCTATACCTGCCTGGAATACACCTCTCATAGTTCATGGGGTGTAAGATACTTTATGACTGATGGGACCACAGCGGGCCGAAGATTCAGATGTCATGACACAGTAAAGATGAAATATGAATGACTGAGCAGTGAATAAATGGTGTGTTCAGGTCGTTTCAGCCTGTAGAAATGGATCCATTACCCCGTAGTGGTTCATGGTGTTGGGTCTTCCTTTAGGGGCTGAAGACTGCTCAAAGtgctccagctcctccaccagctcatCACAGAAGCTTTTCTCAAACACGGGGAAGCGATACACCCTCGGAGCTTCAACACAATGGTGCTTTTGGCAAGCACAATCTATTCTTTGTGGACTTGGTCCTGAGTGTAATGGGCTTTGTTCTATAATTATGCAATAGAGATTGAAGTCAATTACCACTTCTATTTTGAATGTATTGTCAGTAGGGGGCACACTTATATTGGGATCATATATTTAGCCAAATGATACATTTGATGCATTTTGCCAACTACAGCAGTTTTACCTAAAAATCACTCCCAAtcacttttatttgttattattgttacacTTACCTTCACACATCTGAATTCACTTAACATgtataatgataaaatattgacatgaaaagttaaaacagtgaaaatgaaaacaatgaaaaaactgaaactgaaaacaatgaaacagaaatatgaatgaaaaaattaaaacactgaCTGATCATGTAGATCAGAGGTTTAGGGAGTCATGAGTGAGGGCATTTAGCCGGCATGGTGGAAGAAGGACACCACCGCTTTCTTCATCCTCTTGTAGAACATCTTCACTCGGCCACCTCTCTTTTTGGTCTTGACCTCTGAAAACCACAAAGATGTATGTTGTTAGTTTGATTGAAGCAATAAACTCAAGGAGATCACAAAGGCATCAGACATGTGACTAACCAGGCTGGAACTCCATCAGCAATGCCGAGACACTCTGTGTGCCACTTTCCTCATGAGGAGTCTAGGGTTCAGGGACCGTTGCTTCCATGTCAGCCATCATTTGGCTGCTGATCAAAAGAGATGACTTACGTTCTCCAAGACATCCAGAGACTGGAGCTCAAATGGTCTGCTGTCTTCAAACTGCTGTCCAGTTCACCTGGTAAACTCCTGGGGGGTCTACAAAGAgacacattacattatattggatggatggatgaatggttGGATAGACACCTTAAGTTTCCAAGTCTGTTCGTTGAATCTGGCCACGATGTTGAAGCACTGGGTGCTATGTTGCCCACAGTTCAGGAGGTAATCTGGGATTGGACCCAGTGTGTCCACAATGAATTTCGGCTGGagagcatcacacacactcaaagataTAGTCATTTGATCCAGGAGCTGATATCTCATTTGTAAGTATGCTTTTTTGAGGACCTAATAGagaatttagcagtctgtaaagAGACTGCTTACCATGTTGTGTGATGGGACAGCTGGAAGCCGAGTGTGATCTCTGCGGCTATCAGACCCAGTGACGACATGTCACTCTGCTCTGTGTAGTCCAGAGTAGTCAGAGTAGTCTAAACTCTTACTCTAAGCTCTTTCCCTGTGACTGATACTGGAGCTCCACCAGTACAGCATCTCTGCCATATGACTCTCCAGTTGCTGAACTCACCTGTACAACAGAGACTGAGCGCAGGATCCTGGGAGAACATCAGAGACATAGTGAGCCAGTCCGAAGTCTATGATCTTCACCCTGCTGACGATCAACCACCATGACATTGTCTTGTTTCAAGTCGGCGTGGATTAGTGGATTAGCTTCAGTGGTACAGTCTCTGTAGGAACCCATGTATCACCTTGCACAGGAGAACCTGATGAAGTGTTCATAGTGAGCCAGTCCGAAGTCTATGATCTTCACCCTGCTGACGATCAATCACCATGACATTGTCTTGTTTCAAGTCGGCGTGGATTAGCTTCAGGGTCTCCAGGTGGAGAAGCGCTGTGGTCAGCTGACAACATACAATGATTTATTCTTGTTAGCACACAATGTACATAGATAATGATTTCCCTTCATTTTAGATATGCAGTAAAATTGTTCTTCCAAGAAGAGTGAAGAAGAAATCCATCATACCTGGTGGAGGACTGGATGGATCTCGTTCGAAGTCATGGGCAGAAAATCTCTCTGCTCCATGTAATCCAATAGGCTCAGGTCCAGAAGCTTGAACCTGAGACGAATGATCTGGTCGTGGTGGAAGAAGCCGTCCAACTTGACTAGGTTATACTTGTCAGCAGAATTTTAATCTGTGGAGGATTTTTATTGTTTAGTCACCTTAAAGACAAACTGCATTCATTTACTGAGGGAAGGTTTTAGGTGTATGATAGATGTAATTAGATGTAAATTACATGTGTTGCACAGCTTTAGTTTACCTCTTCCAGAGCTTGCTTGGTCAGGTAACGTTTATCCTTGGTGATTTTTATTGCCACCTTGGTGTCGCTAACCACAACCAGACATCGGGCAACGTTCCCAAAGCTGCCTTCACCGAGAAAGGCCTGGACCTCACAGCGTGAGGCCACCTCAGTTCCTTTGCATATGGGGAAATATTCTGTAGTAAAAAGAGGAGATGAACACAACACATGTTGTCAACACAGCCATATTACGTCTTgctattaaattaaatgattcttcaaatattaaaaacatgattttattcaattatttgtttgggggttttttgttCAAATTGTTAAAGCACCATATACTCAAATCTTACTTCTGCATTAACAGCATCTCAAGAACAAAGACAATATCTTATATATCAAGACAGACTATCTCTGGATTATTCCAACTGCAAAAAATATTTACTCTGatattgataaaataatacacaactTCTGAATCATTGTAATTGTGTGCAGTAGAATAACTTTTTtcaatagggttagggttagattatATAAAgattataaattaataaaagttTCTTAGAATTTTCTGACAGCGTCATTAGCTGGAGATaattaataataagtaataaaataataatatcattcaataaaaactgtttttaaaattccagtttattgtattttattgctaaAGTGGCTGTAATagatttttgctcttttttgttCTGCTTGCCACAGCAGGATGTTTGATTCTTTCTGTGATGCTCTTTTTTAAATTCCCAGCtgatttgcttcttttttttatcaaagatCTTCAGCTGTCTCTATCCATGACTGAGAGAGCATCTGTGGACAAATgactgacaaaaaatgtaatgttaatgtaatgGTGGACCTGGGTCAGCAGGTTGACCTCTATTCAGACCACATGTGATGCTCTGCAAAAAGAAGAAGTGGCATCATCAGTAAAGATCAATGGACATAATATTATATTGGTTTCCACAGAGTGAATTCACTTACAATTTATAACAGCTGCCTGTCATctcaatattttttactttattgctCTGTCACTGCTCTCTCAGATTAAAAACTCATTAAAAGAGAGTCTGCATTACTGATTTTCTGAGTGAAAATGTGCAATTGATACAGAAGCCAGAGAATGGCCTTCGAAACCTTTCTTTTTATAGCAGTGCTGCTCACCAGAAAGCTGTTGTGAAAACTGACTCGAAGCAATCATAAAATTGTGTAATATGTCAAATTGATTTCCATATCAAACAGTAACACTGGGGCTAGGgaacatctgagagctttcagtTTTTAGTTTTCTGTTATAACTCAGCCCAGCGTGGCATAATGGAGACTCTTTGTTGTcaagagaaaatgtgaaaacagctctTATTATGGCCAcaatttcatttcttttgtaTTCAAAGTGatctacttctactacttctaTTGAAAAGCTGCTGAGACAGAATTCGACAgtctgcagtgtttcccacacatagactaattcgtggcggtgcgccacagattcaacaccggccgccacatattgcgtttcgttattaattatttttttaacgctatttaaaaaatacgcatcgcattcgttaagctgcatttcctttccctgctctccctgcgtctctgtcactcacgcgtctctctcacatagcctacacacccacacccacacacacataaacacacacacacacacacacacacacacagcccctcccctccgtgcacaccgcgtgtgtctccatcagcgaggTCATCCCTAGAGGTGTGGAAGCTGTGCCTTAGTGCAGAGAAGACGGCTGGTGAATTCAAGAAAGGTTGGTATCACGTGCACctttataaaatcacacattaaaaagtcctataaaatattttatattttgaatacaaTATTGTCCCGTCCCGACCCGACCCTTACACCttctttataaagttaattagtCGCAAGTTTGCGGTAAAATGTAGTTGGGTTGTCGAGGTCAAAACACTAGCAGCTGTgaatcaaataaagttgttataagtactgttatgtagttttttttacccTTACACTGAATGTTTGCTGCCTCAATCCAGATGagtattgaaaaatattttccgCGATTGAAAAGGAGACGTGTTGAGGATGAGGACCAGCCTGAACCGGAGGTATCGGTCTGAAACAGAGCTGAACAGTCCGACCAGTGTAATTAGCtatgttattaatttgtttacaatattttcaggCTTCAACCAGTGCTGCTCAAGCAGAAAGACAGGGTCAGGgtgagaaagagatagattcgTTAGGCATTGAAGAaagagtaggagaggaggacagcatcCAACATGCTGCTGTGACAGAGCCAGCTGAAACAACAGGTGAGGTGGACAAACAGATGTAGAAACAGGCAGGTAAGAAAGCAGGTCTCAGTTCAAGGGAACTAATTTCTATTGTTCGGTTTCTGTTTAGATGGGACTTTGGCAACATCCAAAAGTGCCAAACACAGGTCCACTGGATTCAACCCTGAGTGGTTGAACATGCCTCAGTTCAAGTCATGGTTGTACCACACACCGCATGGTAAACTTAATGTCTGCATAATTATTAATGAAGGAATCAGTAGGCGGTTTACAAAATGTAGCATAATAGGTGTTGTGAAGATGCAGGTGCACATCTGTCATTATTTAAGAGAacatattatgcttttccttatttgagttacacacacacacacacacacacacacacacacacacacacacacacacacacaaatcagacAGAGATGCAAGAAACAGCAGGTAAGGTTGAGGTAGATGGAGAAGAAGgggaaaagagggatggaaagatgaaaggtGAAGGTGAAGAGTATGAGCAGTCCCTAAAGGCAGCATTCCCTAGCAACAAAGCAGTGTGATTTCAAAGCAATTTGATTTAAGAACTCTCTTATTGATATAAGTGAGGACAGCccaaacaaaaccaacaaatatactaaaagaaaaagcaaaaaaattaTGGAGGACATATTCAGTTGTGATGTCAGTGAGAAGTccttatatttaaaacaaattcaataTTTGGAGGAGCAGCTAGAGAGGTAAGCCTGTCAGTTAAGTTCACACACACTTGCTGCTCTTTGAAGGGGAAATATATCCGCTAGTTTCTTTCTCCTGCAATTAAATATACAAGTTAAGTTATCCTAGCTTTGTCTTAGCTAATTCATGTTAGCGCGTTAGCTAAGCGGGTTAGCATTTAGCAGGTGAAATTCCCGCGCTAAACGCTAACCAGTAGTTTGTGCCACTGTAAAAACACTACTGTAAATTACATTAACTATTACTGCCGACATGTCACACATATGTAACGTTAACTTTAATGACTGTACACATAACACATTATACACTCACTGGTCACTTCAGTAGGAATCTCTATGGTACAGTCTCTGTAGGAACCCATGTGCCGCCATTTTGTCTGCAGTTCTGTACTTTTGCAGCTcagttcattttcagtttttattgacaTTATTAGAAAGTGACAATTTTATTACTGAGGCGAGGTCACAATGTTTGCTGGTGttgtactggagtgcattatgttgaaaaatgttcctaatattttgctcCCCTTATTTAAGTTtatggggtggacaaaataatagaaacacaaTTCAATATAATGCCTTCCAGTACACCAGCCGCACCCACTACCACCCCAATAATTAATATTGAGGTGAATTATCACCTCCATGATAATGTCAATAAAAACTTAACATGTATGAGCCTCTTTAAGGTataatttatagcagagctgttgtattggattgtatCACCTTGCACAGGAGAACCTGATGAAGTGGCTGgtgagtgtatttttttattatttcaactaAATGTTAAACATACTAATTTATGTTGCTATTAAGATTTATGGTAGGAATAATTTCATAGTATTATTTTGGACTTTTGCAGAATTAAGTTAATGTAAGTTTCATGCCTTCTCTCCCTACGGACTCCTATAGTTACTACAGTACGTCATATTTCACCTCATGATTGATATAGctgaaggcagttttattttaaatactgtatttaagtaCTCTTGAGCCCAAGTGTCCCTCGTCATCCTGCAGATGTCAGCTTAAATATGACGAGCGGGAAAAACAGAACAAGAGCCTCATGTCTCAGTTTGACACATTGGCGATAGGCAAGAAAGAGGTCACTATGTGCCTGAAACAAACTGAGACTGCAAAAGAAAAGGTGGACAAGGTGGTGGCACAGCTGCAGAGTCAGCAGAGGGAGGCTGAACAGGACATAGAGACCCTGAAGATGCAGCAAAACCAGCAGAGGAGGGAGCTTCAGGACCAGATCAATGAATTGAAGTCACACATCACGATGAAGGGTGAGAAATTCACATGCAGCTGGATTGGTTGACTCTGCTGTGGGCTTTCCATATTTTAGAgatggtttctttttttccctcacatgAAGCAGGATGATGTATTAATCAATCACTGTCATCCCCATGGTTGAAACTTGGTTTGAAGCGAGGTGACGTCAACCATAAGAAACTAAAACAGtaacaaacaatacaataaaacacacattaaataacAGTCACAGTTTATACTTTATTTCCATGAAAGAATATCCTCACAAGCCAGAAAACAAAGCTTTAAAGCTGAAAACGTGATTCAAAACAGAGTTTGTGATTAATAACTGTCAAAAGATATTAATAATGATCTAGCAGCCTGATTACATGTGATGAGACTTAATATGAGAAAAATGTTTGTGACACAGTACAAAGTTAaagcttcctctcctctcctctcctctcctctcctctcctcagcttCAAAGATTGAGGCACACAAGCAGCAGTTGATGTCTGACATGGAGTCTCTGGTGCAGCAGCATCAAGCTACTATTAACAGCCTGAAAGAGAAACATGAAGCTGCCACCAACAGCATGAAGGAGAAACATGAAGCTGACTTCAACAGCCTGAAGAAAGAAGCAGAAGCTGAGAGGGAAATGTAAAGACTAGGACAGCATTGACTGTCAGCATTGTGTCCACAAGAGAATTTATAATACtgttttccttctttgactTCCATCttactttctcccttcttccaaTGACAGTTTTATGGATGAGGCTCTGAGAAACGCGGAGAACTGCCTTGAGGAAAAGACTTCAGAATCTCTTAAGGACGAGAGGGCTCAGCACAGCAAGACGATGGAGCAGCGGGAGCTCTTGCTGAAGGAGAACACGGCCCTGTGGAGGGAGAAGTATGACCTGCAGGACCTTTGCTGcgacacaaagacagaaatcaaAAAGGTTACAAAGCAGAGCCTCTTCAATGAGAAGGTAAGATGCTGAAATGTTAAGATTCTT from Scomber japonicus isolate fScoJap1 chromosome 9, fScoJap1.pri, whole genome shotgun sequence includes the following:
- the LOC128364976 gene encoding 2-oxoglutarate and iron-dependent oxygenase domain-containing protein 2-like, producing the protein MCEAPRVYRFPVFEKSFCDELVEELEHFEQSSAPKGRPNTMNHYGILLNELGFDEGFITPLREQYLHPLTSLLYPDCGGRCLDSHKAFVVKYDMNEDLNLSYHYDNAEVTLNVSLGKDFTEGNLYFGDMRQSP
- the LOC128364977 gene encoding cilia- and flagella-associated protein 157-like, with product MSQFDTLAIGKKEVTMCLKQTETAKEKVDKVVAQLQSQQREAEQDIETLKMQQNQQRRELQDQINELKSHITMKASKIEAHKQQLMSDMESLVQQHQATINSLKEKHEAATNSMKEKHEADFNSLKKEAEAEREIFMDEALRNAENCLEEKTSESLKDERAQHSKTMEQRELLLKENTALWREKYDLQDLCCDTKTEIKKVTKQSLFNEKDAGQLRSKNKKLRAKLKDYISTQEVQEQTLTEKEADMAKERQHLTKLCCQKIDQVEQLGVELHKERNRARELEIIIWKAVVIHRHIMTCEKTPKTEVMMQRMLEVLESCDLQVTDSALNDAIEKTAAGKGPWTGRRPTREKARRILTDPLFLLAKFRPGDLGFIPRPRWKHHPAASGPAAAQSSNNLSTGMI